The following proteins are encoded in a genomic region of Nicotiana sylvestris chromosome 4, ASM39365v2, whole genome shotgun sequence:
- the LOC104212954 gene encoding zeatin O-glucosyltransferase-like — translation MASNLHFQNHGQKNHDIVVVVVPFPAQGHLNQLLQLCKLIASYNVKVHYVTTKTHTHQAKLRVHDPFSFVNIHFHEFSTPFFVSPPPNPNVSIKFPCHLQPSFEATSHLRKPVAKLLRVLSSKSQRAIIIHDSLMGSVVQDFVYLPNAEAYAFHSVSAFTLFLFIWENMGRPFNIDANMLKDVPSLEDCFSPEFEKFIRNEYDYLKFNSGKIYNTCKVIEGPFLDLLSKEQISNNKKQWALGPFNPVLVQHGTKGSTKRHKCLSWLDKQGQNSVIFVSFGTTTSFSDEQIKEMAIGLEKSEQKFVWVLRDADKGNVFAKDQSRKIDLPKGFEERVKEKGVVLRDWAPQLEILAHSSVGGFMSHCGWNSCMESISMGVPIAAWPMHSDQPRNTILVTKILKVGIVVKDWTRRHEMVTSIMVQAAVEKLMASKEGEEMRNRAMDLSAALKKSVAEGGIKNMELDSFISHITRQI, via the coding sequence ATGGCCTCCAATCTCCATTTCCAAAACCATGGCCAAAAAAATCATGATATTGTAGTAGTTGTTGTCCCTTTTCCAGCACAAGGACATCTCAATCAACTTCTTCAACTATGTAAACTCATTGCTTCCTATAATGTAAAAGTCCATTATGTTACAACCAAGACACACACTCATCAAGCTAAATTAAGAGTTCATGACCCTTTTTCTTTTGTCAATATTCATTTTCATGAATTCTCAACACCATTTTTCGTATCTCCCCCTCCTAATCCGAACGTTTCCATCAAATTTCCTTGCCATCTTCAACCATCATTCGAGGCAACTTCTCATCTACGAAAGCCTGTGGCCAAACTTCTTCGTGTCCTCTCGTCGAAAAGCCAGAGAGCAATCATCATTCATGACTCCCTAATGGGGTCAGTGGTTCAAGATTTTGTGTACTTACCAAATGCAGAAGCCTATGCTTTTCACAGTGTGTCAGCTTTCACATTGTTCTTGTTCATATGGGAGAATATGGGCAGGCCTTTTAACATTGATGCAAATATGCTAAAAGATGTTCCTTCACTTGAAGATTGTTTTAGTCCTGAATTTGAGAAATTCATTAGAAATGAATATGATTACTTGAAGTTCAATTCAGGGAAGATTTACAACACATGCAAAGTTATAGAAGGTCCTTTTCTTGATTTGCTGTCCAAGGAACAGATTAGTAATAACAAAAAGCAGTGGGCACTTGGACCATTCAATCCTGTTTTAGTACAACATGGGACCAAAGGTAGTACCAAACGACATAAATGTCTAAGTTGGCTAGACAAACAAGGACAAAACTCTGTGATCTTCGTGTCTTTTGGCACGACAACTTCATTTTCGGATGAACAGATCAAGGAGATGGCAATTGGATTGGAAAAGAGCGAGCAGAAGTTCGTTTGGGTACTGAGAGATGCCGATAAAGGGAATGTTTTCGCtaaagatcaatcaagaaagatcGATTTGCCAAAAGGGTTCGAAGAGAGAGTTAAAGAAAAGGGAGTGGTGTTAAGGGATTGGGCGCCACAGTTGGAAATATTGGCACATTCTTCTGTAGGCGGTTTTATGAGTCACTGTGGATGGAATTCGTGCATGGAGAGCATTTCCATGGGCGTGCCAATAGCAGCGTGGCCAATGCATTCGGATCAACCCCGAAATACTATATTGGTCACGAAGATTTTAAAAGTTGGCATAGTCGTTAAGGATTGGACTCGTAGGCACGAGATGGTAACATCTATCATGGTGCAGGCAGCAGTGGAAAAATTAATGGCGTCTAAAGAAGGAGAAGAAATGAGGAACAGAGCAATGGATTTGAGTGCAGCTCTTAAGAAATCAGTAGCAGAAGGTGGTATTAAGAACATGGAGTTGGATTCATTCATTTCTCACATAACAAGGCAAATTTGA